In a genomic window of Flavobacterium sp. KACC 22761:
- a CDS encoding DUF4198 domain-containing protein, translated as MKSKTLKTIAFLFLMLVACPQLFAHALWIETKATGAKGKTQEISVYFGEFSENDITKADKWFSDLKDFSLTVISPSKKETKLTAKALDNKYQAFFTPDEDGVYTIVMHHTVKDVYGTMKLDYNSSATVVVGNKSAGNYATANKNQIGLFSENADIAKKNEKVSGFAIYDGASAKETKIKVIAPNGWEKELWTNEKGEFSFTPIWSGNYMVEYAHTDKSAGEHNGKKYDEIWKMATYQITVK; from the coding sequence ATGAAATCGAAAACTTTAAAAACAATTGCATTTTTATTTTTAATGTTAGTTGCTTGTCCGCAATTATTTGCTCACGCGCTTTGGATTGAAACAAAAGCTACTGGCGCAAAAGGAAAAACACAAGAAATTTCAGTTTATTTTGGAGAATTTTCAGAAAACGATATTACAAAAGCCGACAAATGGTTTTCTGATTTAAAAGATTTTTCATTGACCGTAATTAGTCCATCAAAAAAAGAAACAAAACTGACGGCAAAAGCATTGGACAATAAATACCAAGCATTTTTCACACCAGATGAAGATGGCGTTTACACCATTGTCATGCACCACACAGTTAAAGATGTTTACGGAACAATGAAATTAGATTACAATTCAAGCGCAACGGTTGTTGTGGGAAATAAATCTGCGGGAAATTATGCCACAGCAAATAAAAATCAAATTGGTTTATTTTCTGAAAATGCAGATATAGCCAAAAAGAATGAAAAAGTATCTGGTTTCGCAATCTACGATGGTGCATCGGCAAAAGAAACAAAAATCAAAGTAATTGCCCCAAATGGTTGGGAAAAAGAATTATGGACAAATGAAAAAGGAGAATTCTCATTTACTCCTATTTGGTCAGGAAACTACATGGTTGAATATGCACATACAGATAAATCTGCTGGCGAACACAATGGCAAAAAATATGATGAAATTTGGAAAATGGCTACTTACCAAATTACTGTAAAATAA
- a CDS encoding APC family permease, with the protein MSDSKQNQLKKTLGLSFNIAVLIGGTIGVGILRTPGSIAGLLNNYWLILFSWIFGGLYILLGANSYSELATMLPKAGGSYNYIKRALGEYAGFLSGWYDYIVNAIPPAFYCIVISEYTIILFPELANYSTVISISLLVAFVVLHMSGVKNGSVIQQITSLLKVICFVALVVACFIYSGTEIPPIKTDNSVFQIGLIFGFFKSLQLIIGTYNGWNAVCFFAEENDDPGKNIPKSLYSGVLLVVAIYVLVNAAFFHVLPIETLAKSNLAAADVAKVLFGKKGAIIVTVISIFSLISILNAFMMIPPRILYGLSRDGFFIEKGTQVNKGGTPIIALLVSSLFSLFLICIGSFEILFSFAAFISIIVWGLAYYSLLKLRTTEPDLPRPYRSFWYPWSTILAIIFSIALLGGFIYSDPKSFIIIVGIAIASYPLFLLLKKNN; encoded by the coding sequence ATGTCAGATTCCAAACAAAACCAATTAAAAAAAACACTTGGATTAAGCTTTAACATAGCCGTATTAATTGGCGGAACAATTGGAGTCGGGATTTTGCGAACGCCGGGATCGATTGCTGGATTGTTAAATAATTATTGGCTAATTCTTTTTTCTTGGATTTTTGGCGGATTATATATTTTATTAGGAGCAAATTCGTATTCCGAATTGGCAACAATGCTTCCTAAAGCAGGAGGCTCATATAATTACATCAAAAGAGCTCTAGGCGAATATGCTGGATTTTTGTCTGGCTGGTATGATTATATTGTTAATGCTATTCCACCCGCATTTTACTGTATCGTAATTAGTGAATATACGATTATTTTATTTCCTGAATTGGCTAATTACTCGACTGTAATTTCGATTTCGTTATTAGTTGCTTTTGTAGTGCTTCATATGAGTGGCGTTAAAAACGGAAGCGTAATTCAGCAAATTACAAGTTTGTTAAAAGTAATTTGTTTTGTCGCTTTGGTGGTGGCTTGCTTTATATATTCTGGAACTGAAATTCCACCAATCAAGACAGATAATTCAGTTTTTCAAATCGGACTAATCTTTGGATTTTTCAAATCATTGCAGCTAATTATCGGAACCTATAATGGATGGAATGCCGTTTGTTTTTTTGCTGAAGAAAATGATGATCCAGGAAAAAATATTCCGAAATCTTTATACAGCGGCGTCTTGCTAGTCGTTGCGATTTATGTTCTGGTAAATGCCGCATTTTTTCATGTTTTGCCAATTGAGACTTTAGCCAAATCAAATTTGGCTGCCGCCGATGTTGCCAAAGTTCTTTTTGGAAAAAAAGGCGCGATAATCGTGACTGTAATTTCGATTTTCTCACTAATTAGCATCTTGAATGCTTTTATGATGATTCCGCCGAGAATACTTTACGGATTAAGCCGTGACGGTTTTTTTATTGAAAAAGGAACTCAAGTAAATAAAGGTGGAACTCCAATTATAGCACTTTTGGTTTCGTCACTTTTCAGCTTATTTCTAATTTGTATCGGCTCCTTTGAAATATTGTTTTCTTTTGCCGCTTTTATCTCCATAATTGTTTGGGGACTGGCGTATTATTCGCTTTTAAAACTAAGAACTACTGAACCAGACTTACCAAGACCTTATCGTTCTTTTTGGTATCCGTGGTCAACTATATTAGCGATTATTTTTTCTATTGCATTACTAGGAGGATTTATTTACAGCGATCCAAAAAGCTTTATTATAATTGTAGGTATTGCGATCGCTTCTTATCCTTTGTTTTTGCTTTTGAAGAAGAATAATTAA
- a CDS encoding valine--tRNA ligase, translating to MTIPAQFDAKTIESKWYDYWMKNNYFHSEPDHRTPYTIVIPPPNVTGVLHMGHMLNNTIQDVLIRRARLKGFNACWVPGTDHASIATEAKVVAKLKAEGINKNDLTREEFLKHAWEWTDKYGGTILEQLKKLGASCDWERTKFTMDPDMSASVIRSFVDLYNKGLIYRGYRMVNWDPEAKTTLSDEEVIYEEQQGKLFFLKYKIEGTEEFLTIATTRPETIFGDTAICINPNDERFTHLKGKKAIVPICGRVIPIIEDEYVDVEFGTGCLKVTPAHDMNDKTLGEKHNLEIVDIFNEDATLNSFGLHYQGKDRFVVRKEIEKELEEIGALAKTEIHLNKVGTSERTKAVIEPRLSDQWFLKMEELVKPAIKSVLETGDIKLHPKRFENTYAHWLNNIRDWNISRQLWWGQQIPAYYYGDGKEDFVVAENIEEALKLAQEATNNKQLTTNDLKQDVDALDTWFSSWLWPMSVFGGIMDPESPDFKYYYPTNDLVTGPDILFFWVARMIIAGYEYAGEKPFTNVYLTGLVRDKQRRKMSKSLGNSPDPLDLIDKFSADGVRVGLLLSASAGNDIMFDEELCSQGKAFSNKIWNAFKLIKGWEVSETIAQPESSKVAIEWYEAKLQQTLVDIEDNFEKYRISDSLMAIYKLVWDDFCSWFLEMIKPAYQQPIDSVTFAKAIEMLENNLKLLHPFMPFLTEEIWQLIAERTPKEALIVSTWPEVKSFDAKLIADFENSIEVISGIRTIRKDKNIPFKDAIELKGINSENVSTYFDSIITKLGNVSAFEYVSEKVDGALSFRVKSNEYFIPITGNIDVEAEIAKLTEELNYTKGFLKSVEAKLSNEKFVNGAPEKVLNLEKQKQADALAKIATIEQSLAGLK from the coding sequence ATGACAATTCCAGCACAATTTGACGCTAAGACGATTGAGAGTAAATGGTATGATTACTGGATGAAAAACAACTATTTTCATTCAGAACCAGATCATAGAACACCGTACACCATTGTAATCCCGCCGCCAAACGTCACTGGAGTCCTTCACATGGGGCATATGTTGAATAATACGATTCAGGATGTTTTAATTCGTAGAGCGCGTCTTAAAGGTTTCAACGCTTGTTGGGTTCCGGGAACAGATCACGCTTCTATTGCAACTGAAGCAAAAGTGGTTGCAAAATTAAAAGCAGAAGGAATCAATAAAAATGATTTGACTCGTGAAGAATTCCTAAAGCATGCTTGGGAATGGACAGATAAATATGGCGGAACAATCTTAGAACAGCTTAAGAAATTAGGGGCTTCTTGCGATTGGGAACGTACCAAATTTACGATGGATCCAGATATGTCTGCATCTGTAATTCGTTCTTTTGTTGATTTGTACAACAAAGGTTTAATCTACCGAGGATACCGTATGGTAAACTGGGATCCGGAAGCAAAAACTACGCTTTCTGACGAAGAAGTAATTTACGAAGAACAGCAAGGAAAATTATTTTTCTTAAAATATAAAATCGAGGGAACTGAGGAATTTTTGACCATTGCTACAACGCGTCCAGAAACTATTTTTGGAGATACCGCAATTTGTATCAATCCAAACGATGAGCGTTTTACACATTTGAAAGGTAAAAAAGCGATTGTTCCAATTTGTGGCAGAGTAATTCCAATTATCGAAGACGAATATGTTGATGTTGAATTCGGAACAGGATGTTTGAAAGTAACGCCTGCGCATGATATGAACGATAAAACGTTGGGTGAAAAACACAATTTGGAGATCGTTGATATTTTTAATGAAGATGCTACATTAAACAGCTTCGGATTACACTATCAAGGAAAAGACCGTTTTGTAGTTCGTAAAGAAATCGAAAAAGAATTGGAAGAAATCGGAGCTTTAGCAAAAACAGAAATCCACTTAAATAAAGTAGGAACTTCTGAAAGAACAAAAGCCGTAATCGAGCCAAGATTATCTGACCAATGGTTCTTGAAAATGGAAGAATTGGTAAAACCAGCTATTAAATCGGTTTTAGAAACAGGAGATATTAAATTGCATCCGAAACGTTTCGAAAACACTTATGCACATTGGTTAAATAATATTCGCGATTGGAATATTTCTCGTCAATTATGGTGGGGACAACAAATTCCGGCTTATTATTACGGAGATGGAAAAGAAGATTTTGTAGTTGCTGAAAATATTGAAGAGGCGCTAAAATTAGCACAAGAAGCAACAAACAATAAACAATTAACAACAAACGACCTTAAACAAGATGTTGACGCATTAGATACATGGTTCTCATCTTGGTTATGGCCAATGTCTGTTTTTGGTGGAATTATGGATCCAGAAAGTCCAGATTTTAAATATTATTATCCAACGAATGATTTAGTAACAGGTCCGGATATTTTATTTTTCTGGGTAGCGAGAATGATTATCGCAGGTTACGAATATGCAGGTGAAAAACCATTTACAAATGTATATTTGACTGGTTTAGTTCGTGATAAACAACGTCGTAAAATGTCTAAATCATTAGGAAATTCTCCTGATCCTTTAGATTTGATCGATAAATTTAGTGCCGATGGAGTTCGTGTAGGATTGCTTTTAAGTGCTTCTGCAGGAAACGATATTATGTTTGATGAGGAATTATGCAGTCAGGGAAAAGCGTTTTCAAACAAAATCTGGAATGCCTTTAAATTGATTAAAGGATGGGAAGTTTCTGAAACGATCGCACAGCCTGAATCATCAAAAGTAGCAATCGAATGGTATGAAGCGAAATTACAGCAGACTTTAGTTGACATCGAAGATAATTTTGAGAAATACAGAATTTCAGATTCTCTTATGGCTATTTATAAATTGGTTTGGGATGATTTCTGTTCTTGGTTCTTAGAAATGATTAAACCTGCATACCAACAGCCAATTGACAGCGTAACTTTCGCGAAAGCGATCGAAATGTTAGAAAACAACTTGAAGTTATTGCATCCATTTATGCCTTTCTTGACAGAGGAAATTTGGCAGTTAATTGCTGAAAGAACTCCTAAAGAAGCTTTAATTGTTTCGACTTGGCCAGAAGTAAAATCGTTTGACGCAAAATTAATTGCTGATTTCGAAAATTCAATTGAAGTAATTTCTGGAATTAGAACGATCAGAAAAGACAAAAATATTCCGTTTAAAGATGCAATTGAATTAAAAGGAATCAACAGCGAAAATGTTTCTACTTATTTTGATTCAATCATAACAAAATTAGGAAACGTTTCTGCTTTCGAATATGTTTCTGAAAAAGTAGACGGCGCATTGTCTTTCCGTGTAAAATCAAATGAATATTTCATTCCAATTACAGGAAACATTGACGTTGAAGCAGAAATTGCAAAACTGACAGAAGAATTGAATTATACAAAAGGATTCTTGAAATCGGTTGAAGCGAAACTTTCAAATGAGAAATTTGTAAACGGAGCTCCAGAGAAAGTTCTTAATTTAGAAAAACAAAAACAAGCTGATGCTTTAGCAAAAATTGCTACAATCGAGCAGAGTTTGGCTGGGTTGAAATAA
- a CDS encoding TonB-dependent siderophore receptor: protein MKHSLLLALSLISFGAYSQEFTSADNTTAVSDTVKNKKGEILNEVVVTKNKEPKPVTAVRSGLKPMDNPQSIQIIGSEVIEQQQAIRLSEVLKNANGVYVGSARGGAQESFFSRGYDMSANNMFKNGFRYNAGSIPDVSGLDKVEFLKGSAALLYGNVAPGGILNLVTKTPQFKSGGEVSMQYGSYAYYKPAFDFYGGLTKSIAFRINGSYENSESFRDVVKNERVYVNPSFLFIVNPKTQITVQGDYLTADWTPDFGTGIIGKELVDVPRNNFYGALWSNGQTKSASASVLVNHDFNKNWKLNFNSSFQSYDRASKSTAQLSTVTTTGDWTRPLVQNKNLETILGDQLSLQGTFNTGSVKHQLFTGVDWENSFATANTYVFNPANYDTINLYNFDPSTQRNDIPNSTLTRIAKTETNRFGVYAQDLISFTEKIKVLLGMRWSWQEATVYTYDVTKTPSVMTQTAPRKDDAFSPKVGLVYQPMKDMCVFASYSNSFTPNTGTTVDLQPLEASIIDQYEAGIKKEFFSGALSTNVTVYQIKNSNLAQTAEFRADGTPNTDTTIKTLGGGTKSKGVEIDITARPLEGLSIIGGYSYNDMRYVNTSGTNGSFVEGDRVVRTPQNTANLSFFYTLPTGVLKGLSFGAIANYIGDRLAGWNDDYVWTENKPATNPKTYTITIRDRDIPLEGYTTIDASLGYTWKKFSILCKLSNITNELNYTVHENYSVNPIAPRQFMTSLRYKF from the coding sequence ATGAAACATAGTTTACTACTTGCTTTATCTTTAATAAGTTTTGGAGCTTATAGCCAAGAATTTACAAGTGCTGATAATACGACAGCGGTTAGCGATACTGTAAAAAACAAAAAAGGAGAAATTCTAAACGAAGTAGTTGTTACTAAAAACAAAGAACCGAAGCCAGTAACAGCAGTACGTTCTGGTTTGAAGCCAATGGATAACCCACAATCCATTCAAATTATTGGTTCAGAAGTTATTGAACAACAACAAGCAATTAGATTAAGCGAAGTTTTGAAAAATGCAAATGGAGTTTATGTAGGTTCAGCACGTGGTGGCGCTCAAGAGTCTTTTTTCTCAAGAGGATATGATATGTCTGCCAACAATATGTTTAAAAATGGTTTTCGTTACAATGCGGGTTCTATTCCAGATGTCTCAGGTCTAGATAAAGTAGAATTCTTAAAAGGAAGTGCCGCTTTATTATACGGAAATGTTGCTCCAGGTGGAATCTTAAACTTAGTAACAAAAACACCTCAATTTAAAAGCGGTGGAGAAGTTTCAATGCAATACGGAAGTTATGCTTATTACAAACCAGCTTTTGACTTTTATGGAGGTTTGACAAAATCAATTGCATTCAGAATCAATGGTTCTTATGAAAATTCTGAAAGCTTTAGAGATGTCGTAAAAAATGAACGCGTTTATGTAAATCCGTCTTTTCTTTTCATTGTTAATCCAAAAACACAAATCACAGTTCAAGGTGATTATTTAACTGCAGATTGGACTCCAGATTTCGGAACAGGAATTATCGGAAAAGAACTTGTTGATGTGCCACGTAATAATTTTTATGGTGCACTTTGGTCAAACGGACAAACTAAATCGGCTAGTGCTTCGGTATTAGTAAACCATGATTTCAATAAAAACTGGAAATTGAATTTCAACAGCTCTTTTCAATCGTATGACAGAGCATCAAAATCTACAGCACAATTATCTACTGTAACTACAACAGGCGACTGGACTAGACCATTGGTACAAAATAAAAACTTAGAGACTATTTTAGGTGATCAATTAAGCTTGCAGGGAACCTTCAATACAGGATCTGTAAAACACCAACTATTTACTGGTGTTGATTGGGAGAATTCTTTTGCTACTGCAAATACTTATGTTTTCAATCCTGCAAATTATGATACGATCAATCTATATAATTTTGATCCGTCAACACAAAGAAATGATATCCCGAATTCAACTCTTACAAGAATCGCTAAAACCGAAACAAACCGTTTTGGAGTATATGCACAAGATTTGATTTCATTTACTGAAAAAATAAAAGTTTTGCTTGGAATGCGTTGGTCATGGCAGGAAGCAACTGTTTACACTTATGATGTAACAAAAACGCCAAGCGTAATGACACAAACGGCTCCACGTAAAGATGATGCCTTTTCACCAAAAGTAGGATTGGTTTACCAACCAATGAAAGACATGTGTGTATTTGCAAGTTACTCCAACTCATTTACACCAAATACAGGAACAACTGTTGATTTGCAACCTCTTGAAGCCTCAATTATTGATCAATACGAAGCTGGAATCAAAAAAGAATTCTTTAGCGGCGCTTTAAGCACAAATGTTACGGTTTACCAAATTAAAAACAGCAACTTAGCGCAAACTGCAGAATTTAGAGCAGACGGAACTCCAAACACTGATACAACAATTAAAACGTTAGGTGGCGGAACAAAAAGCAAAGGAGTTGAAATTGACATTACTGCAAGACCTCTAGAAGGCTTAAGCATCATTGGAGGTTACAGCTATAACGATATGCGATATGTAAATACATCTGGAACAAACGGAAGCTTTGTTGAAGGTGACCGTGTTGTTAGAACACCGCAAAATACAGCGAACTTAAGTTTCTTTTATACTTTGCCAACAGGTGTATTAAAAGGTCTTTCTTTTGGAGCAATCGCTAACTACATTGGAGATCGTTTGGCAGGATGGAATGATGATTATGTTTGGACAGAAAACAAGCCAGCAACTAATCCAAAAACATACACCATCACAATTAGAGATCGTGATATTCCATTGGAAGGCTATACTACAATTGACGCATCACTTGGTTATACTTGGAAAAAATTCTCGATTCTTTGTAAATTATCAAACATTACAAACGAGTTAAACTATACCGTTCACGAAAATTACAGTGTAAATCCTATTGCGCCTCGTCAGTTCATGACAAGCTTACGATACAAATTCTAA
- a CDS encoding MFS transporter has translation MILPFLKKYQNTPKGYRIANTVFFFLSGIGYSSWVSRIPHIQAQLHLSEAQFGAVLFAFPIGLMLTMPFTGKLLNKYSSRYIMLLGAIMFNIVLALPGLVAFVWQLVIVLLIFGASRNIFNLSINAQSLEVQKLYPKSIITRFHAVWSIAVFSGAGLGYVMVTQHVAPSHHLLGVSVFMMALTACFYPMSIHNEPVPVKKKFFSMPEKNLIKFALICFVSMACENTMYDWSGIYFENILKASPKLTSAAFVFFATAVTLGRIFGDYGVMKFGTKKILLYSGILITVGFGICFILPFVYPTIFGYMLIGFGVSCVVPLVFSIAGRSSKLSSGSALTSISTIGYLGFLLVPPMVGFISEYLSMKWAFLIMALLGVLMIFMVNKIGENE, from the coding sequence ATGATTTTACCTTTCTTAAAAAAGTATCAAAACACACCCAAAGGATATCGAATAGCAAACACCGTATTTTTTTTCCTGTCTGGAATTGGTTATTCTTCCTGGGTTTCCAGAATTCCGCATATACAAGCCCAATTGCATTTGTCTGAAGCTCAGTTTGGAGCAGTTTTATTTGCATTCCCAATCGGATTAATGCTTACTATGCCATTTACAGGGAAATTATTGAATAAATACAGCAGTCGTTATATTATGCTTTTAGGCGCAATTATGTTCAATATTGTGCTTGCTTTGCCTGGTTTGGTGGCTTTTGTCTGGCAATTGGTAATAGTGCTTTTGATTTTTGGAGCTTCTCGAAACATTTTCAATTTATCGATCAATGCACAATCGCTTGAAGTGCAAAAATTGTATCCAAAATCGATTATTACTCGTTTTCATGCCGTTTGGAGTATTGCAGTTTTTTCTGGAGCAGGTCTAGGTTATGTGATGGTTACACAACATGTTGCACCTTCGCATCACTTGTTGGGAGTAAGTGTTTTTATGATGGCGCTTACAGCTTGTTTTTATCCAATGAGCATTCACAATGAACCAGTTCCGGTAAAAAAGAAATTCTTTTCGATGCCCGAGAAAAATCTAATCAAATTTGCTTTGATTTGTTTCGTTTCAATGGCTTGTGAAAATACAATGTACGATTGGAGCGGAATTTACTTCGAAAATATACTAAAAGCTTCGCCAAAATTAACAAGTGCCGCATTTGTGTTTTTTGCAACTGCAGTAACTCTCGGACGTATTTTTGGAGATTATGGCGTAATGAAATTTGGCACTAAAAAAATTCTGCTTTATAGCGGTATATTGATAACAGTCGGTTTCGGAATTTGTTTTATCCTGCCTTTTGTTTATCCAACTATTTTTGGCTATATGTTGATTGGGTTTGGCGTTTCTTGTGTTGTTCCTTTAGTTTTTAGTATTGCTGGAAGATCTTCAAAATTAAGCAGTGGTTCGGCTTTGACTTCCATTTCTACAATTGGCTATTTAGGGTTCTTGCTTGTACCGCCAATGGTAGGTTTTATCTCTGAATATTTAAGCATGAAATGGGCGTTTTTAATTATGGCGCTTTTAGGTGTTTTGATGATTTTTATGGTGAATAAGATCGGGGAGAATGAGTAG
- a CDS encoding GyrI-like domain-containing protein — translation MSKLDLTKTDKTYYNAKINPEIVFIEKANYISLTGQGDPSGKDFSEKIQALYTTAYVIKFMHKAMDNDFVVPKLEALWSFDNEKYASISMDEAPLKIPRAEWNYRIMIRMPNFVTKEQTEEAIAIAVNKKQNALAETIEFFQMEEGKVIQVLHIGPFDTEPQTLKKILKFSTENNLQQNGLHHEIYLSDFRKTAPEKLKTILREPVK, via the coding sequence ATGAGCAAATTAGATTTAACCAAAACAGACAAAACCTACTATAATGCCAAGATCAACCCTGAAATTGTCTTTATAGAAAAAGCGAATTATATATCGCTTACAGGTCAAGGCGATCCTTCTGGAAAAGATTTTTCAGAAAAAATTCAAGCATTATACACCACGGCGTATGTCATTAAATTTATGCACAAAGCAATGGATAACGATTTTGTTGTTCCAAAACTAGAAGCATTGTGGAGTTTTGATAACGAAAAATACGCATCAATCTCAATGGATGAAGCTCCGCTGAAAATACCTCGCGCTGAATGGAATTACAGAATCATGATTAGAATGCCCAATTTCGTTACGAAAGAACAAACCGAAGAAGCTATTGCCATTGCGGTCAACAAAAAGCAAAATGCATTGGCCGAAACAATTGAATTCTTTCAAATGGAAGAAGGTAAAGTAATTCAGGTTCTTCATATTGGTCCTTTTGATACAGAACCGCAAACACTAAAAAAAATTCTAAAATTTAGCACTGAAAACAATCTGCAACAAAATGGATTGCATCATGAAATTTATCTTTCAGACTTTCGTAAAACAGCTCCCGAGAAATTAAAAACAATACTTAGAGAACCTGTAAAATAG
- a CDS encoding PQQ-binding-like beta-propeller repeat protein: MRIKILLFVSFFATLITLQAQSIIAKINFQNKNLIFGSLNKNLYSLNIDTKNTNWVFNAENEIYSQAEIKENKIFIGDGNAMVYCVGADGKQIWKINLGTYSPIANKPTLVDNNLYVTSASSLFILDPRDGSTLGKFYADAPISSPVSFKDNSIFIGDTKGKIYKLSLQGSLVESYQCASAGVFGKIVVDQNNLFFGSNDMNFYKFNLDEKKVVAKIITNEWISSTPAIDGNFIFFGNDGGFFYCLDKTTMTTRWKFKANASTCTESLIIGNKIFFGSDDKNLYVLDKATGKLIKKFPAKGKIKSSPVLIENAIYFADESGEVYKISTDLATIKSIFKATRENSNTSPKVIETAKK; the protein is encoded by the coding sequence ATGAGAATAAAAATCCTACTATTTGTCAGCTTTTTTGCAACACTAATCACTTTGCAAGCACAAAGCATTATTGCTAAAATAAATTTTCAAAACAAAAATTTAATATTTGGGAGCTTAAATAAAAATTTATATTCCCTGAATATCGATACTAAAAATACAAATTGGGTTTTTAATGCCGAAAATGAAATATACAGTCAGGCAGAAATTAAAGAAAATAAGATTTTCATTGGTGATGGCAACGCAATGGTTTATTGCGTTGGAGCTGATGGAAAGCAAATCTGGAAAATAAACCTTGGCACTTATAGCCCAATAGCAAATAAACCAACGCTTGTAGATAATAATCTGTATGTAACATCGGCATCGAGTTTATTTATTCTTGATCCTCGAGACGGCTCAACACTAGGAAAATTCTATGCCGATGCGCCAATTAGTTCTCCTGTTTCATTTAAGGATAATTCGATTTTTATTGGTGACACAAAAGGAAAAATATACAAACTGAGTTTACAAGGATCTTTAGTCGAATCTTATCAATGCGCTTCTGCAGGTGTTTTTGGAAAAATAGTTGTGGATCAAAACAATCTTTTTTTTGGCAGCAACGATATGAATTTTTACAAATTTAACTTAGATGAAAAGAAAGTGGTTGCAAAAATCATTACAAATGAATGGATTTCCTCAACTCCAGCAATTGATGGAAATTTTATTTTCTTTGGCAATGACGGAGGCTTCTTTTATTGTCTTGACAAAACAACCATGACAACAAGATGGAAATTTAAAGCCAATGCTAGTACCTGTACAGAATCGCTTATAATTGGCAATAAAATCTTCTTTGGAAGTGATGATAAAAACCTTTACGTTTTAGATAAAGCTACAGGAAAACTAATCAAAAAATTTCCAGCAAAAGGAAAAATAAAATCAAGTCCAGTACTGATTGAAAATGCTATTTATTTTGCAGATGAATCGGGTGAAGTTTATAAAATAAGTACTGATTTAGCGACAATCAAATCTATTTTTAAAGCAACAAGAGAAAATTCAAACACATCGCCAAAAGTGATTGAAACTGCAAAGAAGTAA
- a CDS encoding DUF6265 family protein: MFQKITLIALVITFVSCQKKETVEKDKIKKADWLIGNWENTSDEGVLSENWQKLNDSTFSASSYFIKGKDTLHFETIILAQLGETLTYKATVRGQNEDKPVFFPSTSETDQKLVFENPKHDYPQKITYTKGQNNTLTAEISGNLNGKPSSEKFVMTKK; this comes from the coding sequence ATGTTTCAGAAAATTACCCTTATCGCCCTAGTTATAACTTTTGTTTCGTGCCAGAAAAAAGAAACAGTTGAAAAAGACAAAATCAAGAAAGCCGATTGGTTGATTGGAAATTGGGAAAATACTTCTGATGAAGGTGTTTTATCTGAAAACTGGCAAAAACTTAATGACAGTACTTTTAGCGCCTCCTCTTATTTCATTAAAGGAAAAGACACGCTGCATTTTGAAACTATTATTTTGGCTCAATTAGGCGAAACCTTGACTTATAAAGCAACCGTAAGAGGTCAAAATGAAGACAAACCTGTTTTCTTTCCGTCAACTTCTGAAACCGATCAAAAATTAGTTTTCGAAAATCCGAAACATGATTATCCCCAAAAAATCACGTACACAAAAGGGCAAAACAACACTTTAACTGCTGAAATTTCGGGAAATTTAAATGGAAAACCAAGTTCTGAAAAATTTGTGATGACTAAGAAATAA